AAAAACGTGGACCCCAACAAATGGTATAACACATTACTGCGCAGTTCACACATTTCTGCAGGGAAGAAACGATTGTGCTcgttaaaatgttaaaatgtaTGTTAAAACATTAGCTGCAGGACAATCGCTTACTAATGACAGTGTAGAAAATATGATAATGCTAGTTTGTCTGGCTAAATCCAACACCGACTTTAGCTAGTGAGCAAGATGGTAAATGGTAAGCTAACTGAATCACACGATGTAGCCCGTGAGGCATCAAGTCATTAGCCGGTTATGATAGCAAGCACATAGGATAACACATGTGTCAATTAGAATAACTGGCGTCATTTTATTAAATTGCCACTGCTTACTATCGGCTGGCAGCTTGTCATGACAGTAAGTTGTTGACAAAATTGATAAAAACAAGCCTATACTCCATTTAACGGCTGCTAGCTTGGTCACACAGCCTCTCTGGAAACTAGCATGCTACAGCTGACCTGATGTATTACCTGCTTTCTGTGTTTCCTTAGCAACCAAGCGGCAGAGTGAATGCACCGGGCGAGTAGCTGCCTCACGGGGTATATATAGTCTTTGGACGATACCATTATAGAGGTATTCTTCGGACATTGCCTTAAACTTCTCAGtcatagaaaaaaacaacaacgaaAAAATATAGCATACTCTTTTTAATTATGATGTTAATCAATGTGCTCGTAGCTTAACATTTACATGTAGGGACAaaagtttgactttttttaCTCTCTGTCCCCGTTACAGTCCCAGAGTTGGGCCCTTCTAAATAAAGCTACAGCAAATTACAAACTAACTAAAGCTGTCAACGTTAACGTTTtgttatatatgaatatattagATAGTAATTAAAAAATATAGAGAATGACATTTACCTGGCTACCAATATCcgaaataggaaaaaaaaaaagatggtaacattacattacaacaTTACAAATTGCTTACAGTGAGTGAACATAAAAATCTGCTGCTAACGCATGCGTGGTAGATCTTTTCACGTAGCTAAACAGTTGAGTTGCAGAAAGAGTTAGCTATATAGTTTCATTTAACGTTATCAGCTGCTGTTTTTGCGTTGCTCACTGATTATTGCTTTTGCAGTCTTTGGTTTGTATGGCATAAAGACAGAGAAACTCTCAAGGGCTAAATGGCAGAACAAAAACTAAGGAAAGAAGACACTTTGGCTATGAGACATAGGTTAATCGGGTATGTATTGTATTTTCTTCATGGCCGGTAATGGATGGTTTATACACAACACGTTGCTGACACGTATTCGTTCTTTTGATTACAGACAGTCGTGTAGGCTGTTTTATTCAGACGACCCTGTGAAAATAGTCAGGGCAAGAGGACAATATCTATTCGACGAAAACGGCAAACGCTATTTGGACTGCATCAGTAACGTCCAACATGGTAAAACATTTGTCATCTAGTTCATAGTTCATACTTATTGCTTTAGAAAATCATATTACAGTTCTGCCTCCTGGTGGCAGGAAGCTATAAAGAGGTAGTAACCGTAACCGTATTTTCTACAGTGGGTCACTGTCACCCTACCGTAACGAAGGCTGCCACAGCACAAATGGACGTCCTGAACGCAAATTCACGATTCCTGCATGACAACATTGTCCTGTATGCCGACCGCTTGGCTGCCACCCTGCCTGAGAAACTGtgtgtcttttattttgttaactcCGGGTAAGAGATGCACCCACAGTCACACGGGATGGTATCCTGAAGTATCTTTCCAGTGACTGCATATCTACTTCACTGACAGTTCAGAGGCCAACGACCTTGCCCTACGCTTGGCCCAACAGTACACCCAACACGAAGACGTCATAGTGCTTGACCAGTAAGTATTTAGTTTTAGAGCGGCGCATTaacactctgacagttacacttGCACTTCAGTTATGTATTAACCCTCCTTCCACACCAGTGCATACCATGGACATCTGATGTCCCTCATCGACATTAGTCCTTACAAGTTCCGGAAACTGGCAGGACAGAAAGAATGGGTTCATGTGGTGTGTACGCCTACACAACTGTTACCACGTAAAATGCAAACCAACAATGGATTCCTGCTCATCTGAAAGTTCGTGTTTTATCCTCCCAGGCACCTTTACCGGACACCTACAGAGGCACATACGGAGGGGATCACCCCAACCCAGGCCAAGCATATGCTGACACAGTAAAAGACTTGATAGACGAGGTCCACAGGAAGAGTCGCAAGGTACACTTGAACATAGCTCTGTGCATCCGCAATAAAATAATTGGCCTTCAACTACACACACTGCAGGCTGTAATGAAACACAGCCAATGCTTGACATTATTACTCCTTTCCCAAAGATCTCTGCCTTCTTTGCTGAGTCGTTGCCAAGCGTTGGAGGACAAATCATCTTGCCTCAGGGATACTCCACTAAAGTTGCAGAGTGAGTAATGATTCAGTTCTCCAGTTGTTTCTGCCTCACGCGCTGCAACGGTGACATGGAGCATCTCCCCAATACTCTCCACAGATATGTGCGCTCAGCTGGCGGAGTGTTCGTGGCAGATGAGGTGCAGACAGGCTTTGGGCGTGTTGGGAGTCATTTCTGGGCTTTCCAGCTTCAGGGAGAGGGATTCTGTCCGGACATAGTGACCATGGGCAAGCCAATGGGCAACGGGCATCCCCTGGCATGTGTGGTAACTACTGTGGAGATAGCTGGAGCCTTCACAGCTAACGGAGTGGAGTACTTCAACACGGTGACTATACTAGTACTAGCAGTACTGACCAGTGAGGTTGATTCCTTCATAGAAATCCAGTTTGGCATTTTCTTAAAacatttattattaataaaactttattttccAAATAGATTTAAGTCAGATTTATCAAGTATTACACGTTGATCATGGAGCGAAAGTGATTTGTTCACTCTTAGATATGATCCTTTACAAGCATTCTTATTATGATACAATTTCTCTCCAACTAAATGCAGTTTGGAGGGAATCCTGTGTCTTGTGCAATTGGCCTGGCAGTGCTCGATGTGATAGAGGAGGAGGACCTCAGAGGAAACGCCACAAGGGTGGGAGCATATCTTAAAGAGTCGCTCGCACAACTCCAAGCAAGACATGAAATAGTTGGAGATGTCAGGTAAGAATGTCCCTACTACTGAACTCAGGCTGTTTAGTTGTCAGTGTCAATTGGactctgctaaaaaaaaaaataataataatactatttTTACAAATTACAGCAACTTTTACGAGCAGTCAACAGGTTGTAATCTAATGCCTGATCTGTTGCTACACCAATAAAACCCTCGCGTACGCCCTTTTAGTCAGGGCAGCTCGACAGACGTATATTAGATTGTGTTCATTTGGTTGTTGTGGCTGTACACCTCGACTGGTTAAAATCCTTTAAAATACAGGAGCGCGTGAGCTTGAAACAACCAAATGTGCTCAATATCAAGAAAGTTTAAGAAAAATGACACCCATATACACATTTGATTGCTTGGGAGACTTCAGCAAACGCCTAACTTTGAACTGAAAACTCATCAAGTCAGTTCTTGATAACATCTGTGCTTTCACTCTGACAAACGGACCATAAGCCAAGAGTCAAGTTcgccaaaaaacaaacaaacaaacaaaaaaaacttaaaatcaGACATACTCATTACATATTCATGAGAGGTAGAGCTTTAGTTGGTCTTAAAACATTACTCTTCTCTCAGCTGTATTAGGTGGTGTAGAGTTTTGCATTTTGAGCTCCACTCCGAAGTGTTTAGTCAGCAGAGCACAGAGGTGTCACAGTGGTGGTTTAGAAATGTTACAAATCACCCGTGTACATGCCTGagtgttttacatgtttttttttttctcactttaaccagtgaaaaaaatattaaatgcggtacaattttattttatttaaatctaCAGAGGTGTTGGGCTGTTCGTGGGAGTTGAGCTGGTtagagacagagagaagaagACTCCCGCCACTAAAACAGCAGCACGGGTGGTGAAGAAGTGAGATCACAGTGCGAGACCGTAGCTAATGGTTACAGATCCACAGACTTCATGTTAGATTCATTCGAATGTCATCTTTGAAATAGGCTGAAGGAGGAGGACCGGATCTGTGTCAGCACTGATGGCCCGTGGGAGAACGTCGTGAAGTTCAAGCCTCCCATGTGCTTCAGCACGGAGGACGCAGAACTGGTAGTTCGGTGTATCGACCGCATCCTCACAGGTCGGCAGCACAAATTTTGCGCCAACAACGGATGCAAATATGTATACCGTTTGCTTGACACGTCATACCCGGACCAGTCAAATTCTGACATGCTGAAAGATGCCTAACGATTCGTAAAATTTCTCCTCACAGAAATGAAAACCAGTGACCTCAAACTGGAAAATGAAGACATCTAAAGGTTTGTTAAACCTGTAAAAAACCTTTAATTGCATCAAACATTGTCAGGTGGTCACATTCATAAAGTTCAGAGGTAGATAAATTAATATCCGTTTGAGGCTGCAGCAGATCACACAGCTTCATTTGGCTGAACACTTGACCACTGTGGGGATTCAATTGGTTCTTTTGAGATGGAGGACAAGTCAGAATAACAGAAACTAGGATCACACCTCATCAGTCGAGCGTGATGAAGATGAATTCTAAAGGCTCACTGCTTTAAATCATCTGGAGCCGTCTCGTCATTGTAAATTATTTGTTCCAGGTGTTCAGTACCAATTCATGGCATCAATTTGGTACAAGAAGATGCAATCACCTCTGACGACACCCAGCCAACTGGAAGTAAATATATACTCGATGCCAGCTGAAGCGCACCGTTCACACCCGAGATGGCAATGTACCAGAAGATAATGACGTGACACTAAAATTCACAACTTTTTGAAAAGGTATTAATAAAAAGATATCTTCTTTTTACCCACAGTAGTCATTATTTAAATAAGCAGCCTCAACTTAACACTGATCCACACAGTAGGTTTGAGTTAATCACTTACCAGACCACTATCTTTAACTCATGGACACATTCACAAAAAAATGCTCAAGTATTTGCAGTTTCACATTTAGTGGGGTGGGCATTAACACTCAGCCAGTAATCCTGCAGGTAGTGAGGCCCTCTCCCACAGCTTCCCAAAGAGGCATCCGTGGAGATGTTAACATTACTTGAGACAAAACAAGCAAGCCATTTAACAGTGCAAAAACATTTAACATTAACTTtacaaataataacaa
Above is a genomic segment from Odontesthes bonariensis isolate fOdoBon6 chromosome 13, fOdoBon6.hap1, whole genome shotgun sequence containing:
- the phykpl gene encoding 5-phosphohydroxy-L-lysine phospho-lyase, whose product is MAEQKLRKEDTLAMRHRLIGQSCRLFYSDDPVKIVRARGQYLFDENGKRYLDCISNVQHVGHCHPTVTKAATAQMDVLNANSRFLHDNIVLYADRLAATLPEKLCVFYFVNSGSEANDLALRLAQQYTQHEDVIVLDHAYHGHLMSLIDISPYKFRKLAGQKEWVHVAPLPDTYRGTYGGDHPNPGQAYADTVKDLIDEVHRKSRKISAFFAESLPSVGGQIILPQGYSTKVAEYVRSAGGVFVADEVQTGFGRVGSHFWAFQLQGEGFCPDIVTMGKPMGNGHPLACVVTTVEIAGAFTANGVEYFNTFGGNPVSCAIGLAVLDVIEEEDLRGNATRVGAYLKESLAQLQARHEIVGDVRGVGLFVGVELVRDREKKTPATKTAARVVKKLKEEDRICVSTDGPWENVVKFKPPMCFSTEDAELVVRCIDRILTEMKTSDLKLENEDI